The window ACTCTCTGACCTTCCTCTCCTGCGAGCCCGGGAAGACAGGAATTGCCTCGTGATAGATCTTTTTTGCGCCGAGCATGGAGGAAAGACAGTCAAAATCTGCATTAACATGGCAGACGATCAGGTCCATAAAGATAGGATAACCTATCCGTCTGCCTTTTTTCTGAATTTCCTGCTTACCGCTATCCTGTCCCGTCCACTCGATTTTGCATCGAATAATGCGGTGTCGGCAAGGGTTATGAGGTCATCGTGGGTATTAACATCATGTACAGGCCAGCACGATATCCCGATACTTGAGGTAATCCTTTCCTTTCCGATTCCCTTGAATCCGTGTTCCCTGATAAAAGTCCTCAGCCTCCCGGCCTCTTTTTCTGCACCGTCAATCGGCGTCTGGGGTAGTAAAACAATGAACTCTTCGCCTCCGTAACGGGCAAAAACGTCGCTCTTTCGAACATGTCTCCTGACGAGCTGGGCAAACTCTCTGAGCACCATGTCACCCATCCGGTGACCATAAGTATCGTTTATCTTTTTGAAATGATCAATATCAAGCATTATGCAGGAGATGGGATGTCCGTAACGCTCGGCCCGGCTGAACTCCTCTTCCAGCCGGTGATAAAAGTACCTGATGTTATAGACGCCTGTAAGGTAGTCTGTTATGGCGAGTCTCTCAAGCCTTGTCTTTTCATTCTCAAGCTTTTCAAAGAGGAAGGCATTATAGAGGACATTGGCGGATATATTTGCAATTGCATTGCAGAGGTTAATCTCCCTTTTGGTAAAGGCCGACCTGATCCTTGACGTCCTCAAAAAAAGTGTCCCTATAATTTCATCCCTGTAAATAATCGGGAGTACGACTATCGAACGTATACCGAGGGGTGCAATGACGGACCTCACGGATTTCATAATCGGGTCTTCCATTGCATCCTGTATCACTATGGGTTTTTTACATAGCAGGGCCTTTTTTATCTCCGGATACTTTTTCAGATCAAGCTTTATGTCGGATATATGCGGGTCCTCAAAAGATGATACCACATGGGCATACCTCTTCTCACCAAATCCGATGCTGATTACCGAACAACGGGAGACCTCTATCATCTCGCTCAATTTCTTGACAACAAAATAAAGGACCTCGCTGGGATCAAGGGTGGAGGAGATAAGATAGGAAAGCTCTACAATCGCCTCAAGGTCTCTCTTTTCGGCATAGAGCCTTTCAAACCAGCTCCTCTTTTCAAGGGCCGTCTTGAGCTTCACATCAAGGTCATCCTCGTAAAAGGGCCTCATAAGATAATAATCTATGTTGTGCTGCAGCACCCCTTTGAGGCCCTTGGGAATGTTACCCGATATAAGCGCAACTGTCGGGATC is drawn from Nitrospirota bacterium and contains these coding sequences:
- a CDS encoding sensor domain-containing diguanylate cyclase, whose protein sequence is MKEKTLFCYTSQRMPGKRRINILVYEKEPDGLKFLKGFFRKRKGMKPVFLDSADELYEKLESTTPDAIIVGFPNGTKDLQVKELRIPTVALISGNIPKGLKGVLQHNIDYYLMRPFYEDDLDVKLKTALEKRSWFERLYAEKRDLEAIVELSYLISSTLDPSEVLYFVVKKLSEMIEVSRCSVISIGFGEKRYAHVVSSFEDPHISDIKLDLKKYPEIKKALLCKKPIVIQDAMEDPIMKSVRSVIAPLGIRSIVVLPIIYRDEIIGTLFLRTSRIRSAFTKREINLCNAIANISANVLYNAFLFEKLENEKTRLERLAITDYLTGVYNIRYFYHRLEEEFSRAERYGHPISCIMLDIDHFKKINDTYGHRMGDMVLREFAQLVRRHVRKSDVFARYGGEEFIVLLPQTPIDGAEKEAGRLRTFIREHGFKGIGKERITSSIGISCWPVHDVNTHDDLITLADTALFDAKSSGRDRIAVSRKFRKKADG